In the Populus trichocarpa isolate Nisqually-1 chromosome 1, P.trichocarpa_v4.1, whole genome shotgun sequence genome, one interval contains:
- the LOC7475066 gene encoding proline-rich receptor-like protein kinase PERK1 isoform X4 has product MSSPSPGGSPVPFNSTPPPPVSNLTPPPPPDTTNQTASQAPPPTNSNGTLTPPSYPRGSPGPAGPSPPVLSALIVGVVLGVLAGVGFSVCVYRRKKRKEAQRLLLAGQPSQVASKDDDWQHNTAPPPDNKMMTWPKLTHPQGTPPSNQVPPMPGIFAEHPSTSSSMGSDKQFPPPTPGIALGYSQSTFTYEELAMATDNFSEANLLGQGGFGYVHKGILANGTVVAIKQLKSGSGQGEREFRAEIEIISRVHHRHLVSLFGYCIAGAQRMLVYEFVPNYTLEFHLHENGRPTMNWSTTMKIAVGAAKGLAYLHEDCQPKIIHRDIKASNILIDHSFEAKVADFGLAKHSLDTETHVSTRVMGTFGYMAPEYASSGKLTAKSDVYSFGVVLLELISGRRPVDRTQSFIDDSIVDWLVYVIWDGFGRE; this is encoded by the exons ATGTCGTCTCCGTCTCCGGGAGGTTCTCCGGTCCCCTTCAACTCCACCCCTCCGCCTCCAGTATCTAACCTCACACCTCCGCCTCCGCCTGACACGACCAACCAAACTGCTTCTCAGGCACCTCCACCGACGAACTCGAATGGTACTCTAACGCCGCCGTCATATCCAAGGGGATCTCCGGGACCGGCAGGGCCGTCCCCGCCGGTACTGTCGGCGTTGATAGTAGGAGTAGTGTTAGGTGTGCTGGCTGGTGTGGGTTTTTCTGTTTGTGTGTACaggaggaagaaaaggaaggaagcGCAGAGATTGTTGCTCGCTGGCCAACCTTCGCAAGTAGCTAGCAAag ATGATGATTGGCAGCACAATACTGCTCCCCCTCCGGACAATAAAATGATGACGTGGCCGAAGCTCACTCATCCGCAAGGAACTCCTCCGAGTAACCAAGTGCCACCAATGCCTGGTATTTTTGCTGAACATCCTTCGACAAGCAGCAGCATGGGCTCTGATAAGCAATTTCCACCACCAACTCCTGGAATTGCTCTTGGATATTCACAGAGCACTTTTACTTATGAAGAACTAGCCATGGCCACTGATAATTTCTCCGAAGCCAACCTCCTTGGTCAGGGTGGTTTTGGCTATGTTCACAAGGGAATCCTTGCTAATGGTACGGTGGTTGCAATTAAGCAGCTTAAATCTGGGAGTGGACAGGGGGAGCGTGAATTTCGGGCCGAGATTGAGATTATTAGCCGTGTCCATCATCGACATCTTGTTTCATTATTTGGTTACTGCATCGCTGGAGCCCAAAGAATGCTTGTTTATGAGTTTGTACCCAACTACACCTTGGAATTTCATTTACATG AGAATGGGAGACCAACCATGAACTGGTCAACAACAATGAAGATTGCAGTTGGCGCTGCAAAAGGATTGGCATATCTGCATGAAGACT GCCAGCCTAAAATCATACATCGAGATATCAAGGCTTCTAATATTCTTATTGATCATAGCTTTGAAGCAAAG GTTGCTGATTTTGGACTTGCCAAACATTCTTTAGATACAGAAACTCATGTCTCAACTCGAGTGATGGGAACTTTTGG TTATATGGCACCAGAGTATGCCTCCTCTGGGAAGCTTACAGCGAAGTCAGATGTCTATTCCTTTGGTGTTGTGCTTCTAGAGTTGATTAGTGGGCGTCGGCCTGTTGATAGAACTCAATCCTTTATTGATGATAGCATAGTTGATTGG CTTGTGTACGTCATTTGGGACGGTTTCGGCCGCGAATGA
- the LOC7475066 gene encoding proline-rich receptor-like protein kinase PERK15 isoform X2, whose product MSSPSPGGSPVPFNSTPPPPVSNLTPPPPPDTTNQTASQAPPPTNSNGTLTPPSYPRGSPGPAGPSPPVLSALIVGVVLGVLAGVGFSVCVYRRKKRKEAQRLLLAGQPSQVASKDDDWQHNTAPPPDNKMMTWPKLTHPQGTPPSNQVPPMPGIFAEHPSTSSSMGSDKQFPPPTPGIALGYSQSTFTYEELAMATDNFSEANLLGQGGFGYVHKGILANGTVVAIKQLKSGSGQGEREFRAEIEIISRVHHRHLVSLFGYCIAGAQRMLVYEFVPNYTLEFHLHGQPKIIHRDIKASNILIDHSFEAKVADFGLAKHSLDTETHVSTRVMGTFGYMAPEYASSGKLTAKSDVYSFGVVLLELISGRRPVDRTQSFIDDSIVDWARPLLKQALEDGNFDAVVDPKLQDYDSNEMIRMICCAAACVRHLGRFRPRMSQIVRALEGNMPLGELNEGITPGPSMVYSSASSDYTNRQYEEDLKKFRKLALESPEHDSRVNPLASTSSQECTEPTSESGRNPFRSSTEGQQTKPEMDSQRKEENIKDT is encoded by the exons ATGTCGTCTCCGTCTCCGGGAGGTTCTCCGGTCCCCTTCAACTCCACCCCTCCGCCTCCAGTATCTAACCTCACACCTCCGCCTCCGCCTGACACGACCAACCAAACTGCTTCTCAGGCACCTCCACCGACGAACTCGAATGGTACTCTAACGCCGCCGTCATATCCAAGGGGATCTCCGGGACCGGCAGGGCCGTCCCCGCCGGTACTGTCGGCGTTGATAGTAGGAGTAGTGTTAGGTGTGCTGGCTGGTGTGGGTTTTTCTGTTTGTGTGTACaggaggaagaaaaggaaggaagcGCAGAGATTGTTGCTCGCTGGCCAACCTTCGCAAGTAGCTAGCAAag ATGATGATTGGCAGCACAATACTGCTCCCCCTCCGGACAATAAAATGATGACGTGGCCGAAGCTCACTCATCCGCAAGGAACTCCTCCGAGTAACCAAGTGCCACCAATGCCTGGTATTTTTGCTGAACATCCTTCGACAAGCAGCAGCATGGGCTCTGATAAGCAATTTCCACCACCAACTCCTGGAATTGCTCTTGGATATTCACAGAGCACTTTTACTTATGAAGAACTAGCCATGGCCACTGATAATTTCTCCGAAGCCAACCTCCTTGGTCAGGGTGGTTTTGGCTATGTTCACAAGGGAATCCTTGCTAATGGTACGGTGGTTGCAATTAAGCAGCTTAAATCTGGGAGTGGACAGGGGGAGCGTGAATTTCGGGCCGAGATTGAGATTATTAGCCGTGTCCATCATCGACATCTTGTTTCATTATTTGGTTACTGCATCGCTGGAGCCCAAAGAATGCTTGTTTATGAGTTTGTACCCAACTACACCTTGGAATTTCATTTACATG GCCAGCCTAAAATCATACATCGAGATATCAAGGCTTCTAATATTCTTATTGATCATAGCTTTGAAGCAAAG GTTGCTGATTTTGGACTTGCCAAACATTCTTTAGATACAGAAACTCATGTCTCAACTCGAGTGATGGGAACTTTTGG TTATATGGCACCAGAGTATGCCTCCTCTGGGAAGCTTACAGCGAAGTCAGATGTCTATTCCTTTGGTGTTGTGCTTCTAGAGTTGATTAGTGGGCGTCGGCCTGTTGATAGAACTCAATCCTTTATTGATGATAGCATAGTTGATTGG GCAAGGCCTTTGCTCAAACAAGCTCTAGAAGATGGCAACTTTGATGCTGTTGTTGACCCAAAACTGCAGGACTATGATTCTAATGAAATGATCCGAATGATTTGTTGTGCTGCAGCTTGTGTACGTCATTTGGGACGGTTTCGGCCGCGAATGAGCCAG ATAGTTCGAGCTCTGGAAGGAAATATGCCTCTTGGTGAACTGAATGAGGGGATCACTCCTGGGCCTAGCATGGTATACAGTTCTGCAAGCTCAGATTATACCAATCGCCAATACGAGGAGGACCTGAAGAAATTCAGAAAGTTAGCACTAGAAAGTCCTGAGCATGATAGCAGAGTGAACCCACTAGCAAGTACAAGCAGCCAAGAGTGCACTGAACCCACAAGCGAGTCTGGTCGGAATCCATTCCGCTCAAGCACAGAAGGCCAACAAACTAAACCAGAGATGGATTCACAAAGAAAGGAGGAAAACATCAAAGATACCTAG
- the LOC7475066 gene encoding proline-rich receptor-like protein kinase PERK1 isoform X3 produces MSSPSPGGSPVPFNSTPPPPVSNLTPPPPPDTTNQTASQAPPPTNSNGTLTPPSYPRGSPGPAGPSPPVLSALIVGVVLGVLAGVGFSVCVYRRKKRKEAQRLLLAGQPSQVASKDDDWQHNTAPPPDNKMMTWPKLTHPQGTPPSNQVPPMPGIFAEHPSTSSSMGSDKQFPPPTPGIALGYSQSTFTYEELAMATDNFSEANLLGQGGFGYVHKGILANGTVVAIKQLKSGSGQGEREFRAEIEIISRVHHRHLVSLFGYCIAGAQRMLVYEFVPNYTLEFHLHENGRPTMNWSTTMKIAVGAAKGLAYLHEDCQPKIIHRDIKASNILIDHSFEAKVADFGLAKHSLDTETHVSTRVMGTFGYMAPEYASSGKLTAKSDVYSFGVVLLELISGRRPVDRTQSFIDDSIVDWARPLLKQALEDGNFDAVVDPKLQDYDSNEMIRMICCAAACVRHLGRFRPRMSQVIPQALSILLLIVNR; encoded by the exons ATGTCGTCTCCGTCTCCGGGAGGTTCTCCGGTCCCCTTCAACTCCACCCCTCCGCCTCCAGTATCTAACCTCACACCTCCGCCTCCGCCTGACACGACCAACCAAACTGCTTCTCAGGCACCTCCACCGACGAACTCGAATGGTACTCTAACGCCGCCGTCATATCCAAGGGGATCTCCGGGACCGGCAGGGCCGTCCCCGCCGGTACTGTCGGCGTTGATAGTAGGAGTAGTGTTAGGTGTGCTGGCTGGTGTGGGTTTTTCTGTTTGTGTGTACaggaggaagaaaaggaaggaagcGCAGAGATTGTTGCTCGCTGGCCAACCTTCGCAAGTAGCTAGCAAag ATGATGATTGGCAGCACAATACTGCTCCCCCTCCGGACAATAAAATGATGACGTGGCCGAAGCTCACTCATCCGCAAGGAACTCCTCCGAGTAACCAAGTGCCACCAATGCCTGGTATTTTTGCTGAACATCCTTCGACAAGCAGCAGCATGGGCTCTGATAAGCAATTTCCACCACCAACTCCTGGAATTGCTCTTGGATATTCACAGAGCACTTTTACTTATGAAGAACTAGCCATGGCCACTGATAATTTCTCCGAAGCCAACCTCCTTGGTCAGGGTGGTTTTGGCTATGTTCACAAGGGAATCCTTGCTAATGGTACGGTGGTTGCAATTAAGCAGCTTAAATCTGGGAGTGGACAGGGGGAGCGTGAATTTCGGGCCGAGATTGAGATTATTAGCCGTGTCCATCATCGACATCTTGTTTCATTATTTGGTTACTGCATCGCTGGAGCCCAAAGAATGCTTGTTTATGAGTTTGTACCCAACTACACCTTGGAATTTCATTTACATG AGAATGGGAGACCAACCATGAACTGGTCAACAACAATGAAGATTGCAGTTGGCGCTGCAAAAGGATTGGCATATCTGCATGAAGACT GCCAGCCTAAAATCATACATCGAGATATCAAGGCTTCTAATATTCTTATTGATCATAGCTTTGAAGCAAAG GTTGCTGATTTTGGACTTGCCAAACATTCTTTAGATACAGAAACTCATGTCTCAACTCGAGTGATGGGAACTTTTGG TTATATGGCACCAGAGTATGCCTCCTCTGGGAAGCTTACAGCGAAGTCAGATGTCTATTCCTTTGGTGTTGTGCTTCTAGAGTTGATTAGTGGGCGTCGGCCTGTTGATAGAACTCAATCCTTTATTGATGATAGCATAGTTGATTGG GCAAGGCCTTTGCTCAAACAAGCTCTAGAAGATGGCAACTTTGATGCTGTTGTTGACCCAAAACTGCAGGACTATGATTCTAATGAAATGATCCGAATGATTTGTTGTGCTGCAGCTTGTGTACGTCATTTGGGACGGTTTCGGCCGCGAATGAGCCAGGTAATTCCACAAGCGCTGAGTATACTGCTTTTGATCGTGAATAG ATAG
- the LOC7475066 gene encoding proline-rich receptor-like protein kinase PERK15 isoform X1, with protein MSSPSPGGSPVPFNSTPPPPVSNLTPPPPPDTTNQTASQAPPPTNSNGTLTPPSYPRGSPGPAGPSPPVLSALIVGVVLGVLAGVGFSVCVYRRKKRKEAQRLLLAGQPSQVASKDDDWQHNTAPPPDNKMMTWPKLTHPQGTPPSNQVPPMPGIFAEHPSTSSSMGSDKQFPPPTPGIALGYSQSTFTYEELAMATDNFSEANLLGQGGFGYVHKGILANGTVVAIKQLKSGSGQGEREFRAEIEIISRVHHRHLVSLFGYCIAGAQRMLVYEFVPNYTLEFHLHENGRPTMNWSTTMKIAVGAAKGLAYLHEDCQPKIIHRDIKASNILIDHSFEAKVADFGLAKHSLDTETHVSTRVMGTFGYMAPEYASSGKLTAKSDVYSFGVVLLELISGRRPVDRTQSFIDDSIVDWARPLLKQALEDGNFDAVVDPKLQDYDSNEMIRMICCAAACVRHLGRFRPRMSQIVRALEGNMPLGELNEGITPGPSMVYSSASSDYTNRQYEEDLKKFRKLALESPEHDSRVNPLASTSSQECTEPTSESGRNPFRSSTEGQQTKPEMDSQRKEENIKDT; from the exons ATGTCGTCTCCGTCTCCGGGAGGTTCTCCGGTCCCCTTCAACTCCACCCCTCCGCCTCCAGTATCTAACCTCACACCTCCGCCTCCGCCTGACACGACCAACCAAACTGCTTCTCAGGCACCTCCACCGACGAACTCGAATGGTACTCTAACGCCGCCGTCATATCCAAGGGGATCTCCGGGACCGGCAGGGCCGTCCCCGCCGGTACTGTCGGCGTTGATAGTAGGAGTAGTGTTAGGTGTGCTGGCTGGTGTGGGTTTTTCTGTTTGTGTGTACaggaggaagaaaaggaaggaagcGCAGAGATTGTTGCTCGCTGGCCAACCTTCGCAAGTAGCTAGCAAag ATGATGATTGGCAGCACAATACTGCTCCCCCTCCGGACAATAAAATGATGACGTGGCCGAAGCTCACTCATCCGCAAGGAACTCCTCCGAGTAACCAAGTGCCACCAATGCCTGGTATTTTTGCTGAACATCCTTCGACAAGCAGCAGCATGGGCTCTGATAAGCAATTTCCACCACCAACTCCTGGAATTGCTCTTGGATATTCACAGAGCACTTTTACTTATGAAGAACTAGCCATGGCCACTGATAATTTCTCCGAAGCCAACCTCCTTGGTCAGGGTGGTTTTGGCTATGTTCACAAGGGAATCCTTGCTAATGGTACGGTGGTTGCAATTAAGCAGCTTAAATCTGGGAGTGGACAGGGGGAGCGTGAATTTCGGGCCGAGATTGAGATTATTAGCCGTGTCCATCATCGACATCTTGTTTCATTATTTGGTTACTGCATCGCTGGAGCCCAAAGAATGCTTGTTTATGAGTTTGTACCCAACTACACCTTGGAATTTCATTTACATG AGAATGGGAGACCAACCATGAACTGGTCAACAACAATGAAGATTGCAGTTGGCGCTGCAAAAGGATTGGCATATCTGCATGAAGACT GCCAGCCTAAAATCATACATCGAGATATCAAGGCTTCTAATATTCTTATTGATCATAGCTTTGAAGCAAAG GTTGCTGATTTTGGACTTGCCAAACATTCTTTAGATACAGAAACTCATGTCTCAACTCGAGTGATGGGAACTTTTGG TTATATGGCACCAGAGTATGCCTCCTCTGGGAAGCTTACAGCGAAGTCAGATGTCTATTCCTTTGGTGTTGTGCTTCTAGAGTTGATTAGTGGGCGTCGGCCTGTTGATAGAACTCAATCCTTTATTGATGATAGCATAGTTGATTGG GCAAGGCCTTTGCTCAAACAAGCTCTAGAAGATGGCAACTTTGATGCTGTTGTTGACCCAAAACTGCAGGACTATGATTCTAATGAAATGATCCGAATGATTTGTTGTGCTGCAGCTTGTGTACGTCATTTGGGACGGTTTCGGCCGCGAATGAGCCAG ATAGTTCGAGCTCTGGAAGGAAATATGCCTCTTGGTGAACTGAATGAGGGGATCACTCCTGGGCCTAGCATGGTATACAGTTCTGCAAGCTCAGATTATACCAATCGCCAATACGAGGAGGACCTGAAGAAATTCAGAAAGTTAGCACTAGAAAGTCCTGAGCATGATAGCAGAGTGAACCCACTAGCAAGTACAAGCAGCCAAGAGTGCACTGAACCCACAAGCGAGTCTGGTCGGAATCCATTCCGCTCAAGCACAGAAGGCCAACAAACTAAACCAGAGATGGATTCACAAAGAAAGGAGGAAAACATCAAAGATACCTAG
- the LOC7475065 gene encoding ras-related protein Rab7, whose amino-acid sequence MATRRRMLLKVIILGDSGVGKTSLMNQYVNRKFSNQYKATIGADFLTKEVHFEDRLFTLQIWDTAGQERFQSLGVAFYRGADCCVLVHDVNVMKSFENLNNWREEFLIQASPSDPENFPFVVLGNKIDVDGGNSRVVSEKKAKAWCAAKGNIPYFETSAKEGFNVDAAFQCIAKNALKNEPEEEIYLPDTIDVAGGGRQQTSTGCEC is encoded by the exons ATGGCTACTCGTAGACGCATGCTCTTGAAGGTTATAATTCTCGGTGACAGCGG GGTAGGCAAGACATCACTAATGAATCA GTATGTGAATCGAAAGTTCAGTAATCAATACAAGGCGACGATAGGAGCTGACTTCTTAACCAAAGAAGTCCATTTTGAGGATAGATTGTTCACATTGCAG ATATGGGATACTGCAGGACAAGAGAGGTTTCAAAGTCTTGGAGTGGCTTTCTACCGTGGTGCAGACTGTTGTGTTCTTGTGCATGATGTGAATGTCATGAAGTCATTTGAGAATCTTAATAATTGGCGAGAAGAGTTTCTGATTCAG GCTAGCCCATCCGACCCTGAAAACTTCCCATTTGTTGTGTTGGGGAACAAGATAGATGTTGATGGAGGCAATAGTCGAGTG GTTTCTGAGAAGAAAGCGAAGGCATGGTGCGCTGCTAAGGGAAACATACCTTACTTTGAGACTTCCGCAAAAGAAGGCTTCAATGTGGACGCTGCATTTCAGTGCATAGCCAAAAATGCGCTTAAGAATGAACCTGAAGAAGAAAT ATACCTTCCTGACACCATTGATGTTGCGGGTGGAGGGCGACAACAAACGTCCACCGGGTGCGAATGTTGA